One Vibrio gallaecicus genomic region harbors:
- a CDS encoding aldo/keto reductase gives MVAKVTTAPQGPELSELVQGYWRTEEWNMTPQERLTFLKQHIDLGITTVDHADIYGNYQCEKLFGEALALEPSIREQIQIVTKCDINLCGDHTPDRKINHYDTSAQHIYQSVNNSLERLGVNEVDVLLIHRPDVLMDADEVAEAFTELHKVGKVKHFGVSNFSPRQLELLQSRLGKPLVTNQVEINPLNFEVAHDGTLDQLQMNRIRPMAWSCLGGGSIFTGNTKQAVRVREELEAIRIEVGANSIDQVIYAWVRRLPSNPLAIIGSGKIERVQAAVDSLKIELTREQWYRVWVASKGHGVP, from the coding sequence ATGGTTGCAAAAGTAACGACAGCACCGCAAGGTCCTGAGCTGTCTGAATTAGTACAAGGTTATTGGCGAACAGAAGAATGGAATATGACGCCTCAAGAGCGTCTGACTTTTCTTAAGCAGCATATCGATCTTGGTATCACGACGGTTGATCACGCTGATATTTATGGTAACTATCAATGTGAAAAGTTATTTGGTGAGGCATTAGCGCTTGAACCTAGTATCCGCGAGCAAATTCAAATTGTTACTAAGTGCGATATCAACTTGTGCGGTGATCATACTCCAGATCGCAAGATCAACCATTACGATACGAGTGCTCAGCATATCTACCAATCGGTGAATAATTCACTTGAACGTCTAGGTGTTAATGAAGTGGATGTATTGCTTATTCATCGACCTGACGTACTAATGGATGCTGATGAAGTTGCAGAAGCATTTACTGAGTTACACAAAGTCGGGAAAGTGAAGCATTTCGGTGTGTCTAATTTCTCACCACGCCAATTGGAACTTTTACAGTCTCGCCTAGGCAAGCCTTTAGTCACTAATCAAGTTGAAATTAACCCTCTGAATTTTGAAGTGGCACATGATGGGACATTGGATCAGCTTCAAATGAATCGTATCCGCCCGATGGCATGGTCTTGTCTTGGTGGTGGAAGTATTTTTACGGGTAATACAAAGCAAGCAGTGCGGGTTCGTGAAGAATTGGAAGCGATTCGAATTGAAGTCGGCGCAAACAGTATTGATCAAGTGATTTACGCTTGGGTGAGACGTTTGCCTTCAAACCCATTAGCGATTATTGGTTCTGGAAAAATTGAACGTGTTCAAGCAGCTGTTGATTCATTAAAAATAGAGTTAACTCGAGAGCAGTGGTATCGCGTTTGGGTTGCTTCAAAAGGTCACGGTGTGCCATAA